The genomic window ccccccccccccccagacccccccccccaccaaaaaaaaaaaaaaaaacttgagaaaCTATTCTGTggcgtcgttgctatcgataccacagttatGTCTTCCTTTTTTCCCTCACAAAACTGTGCTCCAAATTTAGCTTATCTTGGCTGTTTTTCTGATCTCGCCCCTTATATTTTTGGGAAGTTTATTTTTTTAGACAACTGCTGATCTAATGCAGAGCTAGCGAAATGCCGCTATACAGCATGATTAGCGAAGAGAGTAGAAATGTAACGCAAGAAGTGATGAGTCAGGTGAGGCGAGGCGTCAGACTGAACAGTGTTTTGGAGGTGATGAAGCGCCGATGCAAGTCGCAAGGGTGGACACCCACCCAGACGGAGCGTCGTCATAGTTGCAGAAGTGGCGGCGAGACAGGTCTGCCGGCAGATCGGCGCCGCGCATGCGCGCAGCCAGCGCCTCCAGTTCCCGCCTCCAGTGCGGGCGGAGTGGAGGGGGGGCAGCGGACGGGGAAACCGCAGGCATGAATGAAAGAGGCTGCAGGGAGGGGCGGGCGCGCGCCCTGCGTCACGGCGCTACTCGGAAATCAACGTTGCATCTATAAAAGCCTTCAGCTCGGAGGCTCGGCAGTCAATCCGAGAGCCGGCGGCTCAGCGACAGCACACCACACGAGATGACGCGGCACGTGCAATCTGAAGAGCGCCCCCGacacagcgccgccgccgccgcctccgcagcACGCGTCACGGTGAAAGCAGATAAAGGTAGGCACCGATCGCGAGACGGCAGTCAGCTGGCGACCGCCGGCCCGCGAGGTCGCGGGCGCCGTCGCGTTCGACGCTAGGCTGCACCAGTGTGCGACGTGCTACTACTGTGTGTCGTGTGTGGGCGGGGAGGGGGGCGCGTGTGCAAGTGAACGCCGGAGGACGCCCGGTGAGTGTCAACCACATACCGTCGCTGTGCGGTGGTTAGTCCGCTGCGTGCGCCTTTCGCCTCACAACGCGGACTGCTCGCGAGTCTGACATCCCGACGACAGTGAACCGCTCGTTCGGAAACCTGTGCAGTGCTGTTGTATCTTCGCTGTCTGTGTTTACGTGTAACACTGCGTGACCGCGAGAGGAAATGTTAGCTCTTTTTTCTCTTAAATGCGCCAGTAACTGAACAAATTATAACCGCTGTTTACTTTCGAAAGAAATTTCGTCGCCAGGTGCGTTTAATTCGTGAGGTCTAACATTTTTGTATGCCAGTTTTCGCGACTGATTTCTGTCAAACTGTGGTCGCGTCTACTTGGCATCGGTACATGGCACACACGTCGGTTACTCAGCCCATTGAGGACCGAAAGCAGAATGCTGAGCGTAGCAGACGTTAATCTCTCTGAACTAGGGGAGAGTGAGCTATTATTTTAATACCACACGTGGATCTGGGCTGTCCGTTTGAGCTTAATGAGACCGTAGTTGACACTAAATAGTCGTTTGGTAAAGGATTACCTTCTTCATTCTAGGTTTATTTTCATGTAGTAGCAGATCATGTGATAAGCTCGTGTTTGTCGTACGATGGAGGGAAACATTCTTTAACTGGTATCTGATTACAGATTTATCCGTATTAATCGACGTGCTTCGCAACTTGCATTAATTATTAGAAACACTGATGGTCAAATTGTATTTCCGCTGGTGATTTATCCTGTTCACTCGTGTTTTGCTGACTTGTTTTGTTGTTATGCGAATGTTGGCGCTGGTGTTTACATAAACGTATGTGAAAATATAGCAACCGTGACGTTTTATGCCAGTGCTTCAGTGTATAGTGAGCTACGAAGCCCTCTGTGCTGCCATAATTCACTCGGCGATATTCAGTAGCGAGGCTTGTGACTTTGAGGGATGTTGGCATTACCCTTCGCTCTGTAGAAAAGCTAAGCTGTATGGGTCCTGGAGTTCGACTATGTTGTAGatcttttttgttttcgtttttggcGCAGTGGTTTCGTACATAACGCAGCGTGTTAGCTCTTTGGTGTTCAGTACTCGTGGACGTCGTGAGTGGTACTATATTTAGCGCATATTATGTCGTATATAGCAATTTACTATTTCTTTTTCCAGTGATTATATCTGTCATTTTGATAAGCGCTATCGTAATATTACTTGCGTTATGTCACAGGAAATGTAACTGCTATCAACAAAATTTGCAAATCATGAGAGAGAGGGAGTATTTGTTGACTTTAGAGTCTTGCTGCGTAATTTAGCACTGGGTACGGAGCACGGAGCGCATAATAATTCATGAAACATCAGGTAGAAAACTACATTTCTAAACAAGTGTTTGTGGAATAAAAATGATGACTACTTAGGGTTGAAAAACAATTACGAACATGAAAACACCACCTGCAGCACAATAAACTATGTTTACACAGCACACTACCGAAATGGTGCTCAAGGTCTTCCGCAAAAcagtgaattttgtgtttgtgattAAACTACACAGTAGTGTTGTTAACGTCCCGTCAGTGCTGTACCGAAAAcaagcaaaaataaattactgtgtatgtgtgtatggaTGAAAATTTTGTCCAGTCCAGATTTTTAGTAGGATTCCCGAATATTTTGTGCAATTTTGAAAACTTCCAAGTTTTTCTAAAAAGATGGCGTGGCACACAGTGAGTGCTCTGTACCCTCCCGTGCAATGTTTTACGTGCGCTGTGGACGTGTGAGTGAGAGTGCGCTGTCTTGTCCGCAGAGACCCTGAGGAGGTGCCGGTCAGCGCTGGCGGTGCTcctggtggcagcagcggcgctgctacccgccgcccacgccgcccccgctgccgcccccgccgcccacaaGGCGGACGACTGGATCGACCCCTGCGGCATATACAGGGACGCCCCCGGCGTCCTCAACATGAAGAACGTCAAGAAGGTGCTCAGGGTGTTCCGGAATTACCTCCACGGCACCTTCAACAGCGTGAAGAAGGAGTGGGATCGTGCCAGCAGCGTCTACCAAGGGGTGAGTACCCGCTCCTGTCGCATACCCAACCACTCCACCCTGAATACAGGCCGTTCTCATCCTAACCTGATTCAGTCCGCTGCCTCAGTGTCTTCCACGTAAGACGACAAGCAACATCGTCTTGAGCTGAAAGCTCACTTATTTCGTCCAAGTTAGCTTCAACGGATTAATATGTTTTGAAAGGATTCTGACATGCCCAAACACAGTTCTCATATTTTTTCACCCGTGAGTGGCTTCCCTTCGTTTTTCTTACTACCAAATACTATTATTAGATGTAATGCAGCTGTCACCTCCAATATAGCTGGTATTTAGGTACAGTTGTCACCGCAACATTCATGGTTTCCACTCTGTGAAATATAGTTGCAAACACACGCTACATTACTGTTTACACAACACCGAATTCAATACTTCGTAAATATTGATCTAGTGTCTATTTGAGCGTACAGTGACTTGCCGCACATGACTGGCTTTGCTACATGCATTAAGGATGAAACCACATTATTCTGAGCAGTTTACGCTGATAACCTCGCCTTTGAGCACCCACAAACTCTTGAtaagtttttacattttttttgagcCATTTCCTTATTTTAGCTTAGAAACAACAAGAAAATTTCTCGagtatttctattattatttattccACTTGGAAATGAACTACCGCAGTGTCTTCTACTTCATCATCAACCTCTAAGTGGCAGCCTTCCATCTGGATGTATTACAAGCTAATTCCCTCATCACGGTATACTTACTGATTCCCGCATTCTTTATGGCTTGTTTTCAAAAGCCCAGCCATGATCTTCCTAGCGTCGTCTTTCCTTGTATTGCTCATTCAACGATGTTTACAAGGAACTGGTTCTAGCGTATTTTCTGGCTTCCCATCCGAGTCGTCTTCGCTTGAATACTTTCATTAACACTATTTCCTCACCAATTCTTTGCTAAGCGTCCTATATGACCGCAGCATTCGTCCACTTCATCTTTAAGAGGCGTCACCAACGGCATACATCAAACGTTTGAAGAGAATTTATTGATTCCACAGTGCAGACTCCACTGAAGTGTAAAAAACAACTGTCAAGTAAAgttataaaaatgtttattcatcAGTCGCCTGTTTGTCCCGCACTCATGGAAGAGAAAAATTGTCTGCTATCGTCTAGCAGAGTGCATCCGAAGCGAGAACCGATACTGCAGTATACATTTTGAATTAATTACAGTTTGCTGGAAGAGTGTCCTGCCCAACCCCATACGTTACTTAACTTAAGCAGAATTTACTAAAAAAATAAATCCTTCTAACGTTCCTTCTTCTTTTGCAGCTgaaagaaattgaaatggacatggaGTGGCTTCCAAGGAACCAGTACAACCACTACAAGGACACCATCCAAGGGCTGACACTTCCCGAAAAGGTAAGATCACGACATCACAATTTCCTCCTAGCTATGACAACAACTACATTAACACTCGGTTAGTCGCGCTCGATCTCCGAGGTCCACACTTTACCAGAGACTTCATTTTCGTGTACATGTCATCAAAAAGTTAGTAGACTAACTCTATTTATAGTTCCTAGCTCTCAGATTCATGGGAAGTGAAACAACTGATGAAGCACTTCCAATCAAAATGTTTCcttttttcaaatttcttttcaTTAGCTTTTCTTTTTACAAAATTATCCATTTTTCTCATTGGGATGTCTCAGATCTATAGCGACGATCCATGTACCTATTAGGAGTGCGCCTAATCGAGTGTTAAGGCATTGGGCAAAACACCAACTGCATATCCAATGTGGCGACCGAACTAACAGCCACGTCCTCGTCTGTTTACAGCCGGCCCACGTCCTACAGCACGTGCACGACGGCGTTCAGAAGTACCTGGCCACCGTGGCGTGGCTGCAAAGGGACGAAGCCAGCAACCTGCTACTGCACAAGGACCTCGCCACGCGCGCCCACTTCCTCTCCGAGATACGCAGCAAGCTCAAAAGTGTGAGTTTctaatcaatctctctctctctcactctcactctctctctctctctctctcactctctctcactctctctctctctctagggctTGAAAACCGAATCTGTGGACGTCGTCTTCCACTTACCCTACGCTCTAAATACGAAAGAGCATTTAATTAGTTGCAAAGCTTGGTCAGTAAAACTCAGCCAGAAATCGTTAAAAGCAACCCAATGCTGGCACAAGACTTACAATACACGTTGTCTATCCGTTATTGATTTTCGTTGTGTAACTGATCGGATGGAATTCATGCACATTATGAGGTGAAAACgtcacacttatatatatatatatatatatatatatatatatatatatatatatatatatatatacgtttacGTTTGCACTACAATAATCCCAAGATAATAAAGTAAGATAGTCTAATATGGGCAAACATGAAACTTTATCTCGTGATAAATGAGTGTCATTCATACACACGAAAATAATAGACATTTCGTAGTAGGAACTGTATACAAGAAATCAGTTACAAGGCAAAATATTGATTTCGCAACTTTACCATTCGGTAAACAGTACGGATCTGTATGCAGTttgtaaacctgaaaagaacatgCCTAGGCCTCATTTTTAAGCAGTAACAACCAGCGAAACAATTACGTAAATATCAGTCACATATTAATTAATAATTCGAAAATAGTGGCGTGTTGCCAGCGTATATATATGAACCCCTTGTGTAATCTGAAACAACGTCAATATATATTTATTAGGAAGTATGCATATCTTGGAGTATAACAAACCAAATAATTAGCATACGACAGATCGTCTGTGAAGTGGGACGTGACCCATTCATTACCTCACAACGTATTTCGACAACAGTCTTCGGTGAAAGAACCATATGTAGGAGACTATCCaacaaatagattttcctttacgATATATACATGTTCATTCAAGTCATTGGAGATGTCTTTACGCTGTATACATAATAGTTTAAGTAACTAGAGATGcagtagaaataatttctgtacgtAATCTTATTCATCTtagtgtcaataaaatttttcaggatatGTGACTGCATTGTCAACGTATAAAATTCTCCAACATTTCGGCCGCTGTagcaaatggccttcctcaggttGTTTTCTTGAGTAAGCAAACCACTTtgagtggccgaaacgtcggagaatTTAATTTATTGACAATGCAGTTACGCACCCTGAAAAATTTTATTGGCAGTAACAGCGGCTGTAGAAGCCTACGATTACTATTTAACTCAGTTGGCATTTGACAACTCTCGCTACAAATACACCAATGGAAACTTTCCATGATTGGCTCCCTCTTTGTTGCTACTTCCGCTGTGCAAAGCATTGCTTCTGACGACTCAACTACTAAACATTTCGGGAAGCAAAAATTTCGCTTATCTCAAGGAACAGCATGACTCCAACCTTATTTATAGTTGAGAACAGATTTTTCACGTGCTTTGAGACATGTCAGAGGTCTTTACCACACGTGAATTTCAGAattattacgtatattttttgtgggAGATAGTGACTTTAATACTTCATACATCTACGAGTTGAACATTACATAAAAAAGAGAGCAACACCGTTTTCTGAAGCTGCTAAGAGACGTGGTATGATATGAAATTTTGGAAAGATGCATTGCTGAGCGAGGTATTGTTGCATTCACGAAAAATATCTAATTTATATGAACTGAGTTTCAGAGATATAATGTGATAAATTTGAAACTGCTTCTCAGCCTGGAACTTAGCATCGGTTCAAAAGAAAAAGAATTTCAAGGACAGATTTTCAACCTGCTTTAGACGGTAtagagatataccgggtgatcaaaaagtcagtacaaatttgaaaactgaataaatcacggaataatataggtagagaggtacaaattgacacacgtccttggaatgacatggggttttattgaaaccaaaaaatacaaaagttcaaaaatgtccgacagatggcgcttcatctgatcagaatagcaataattagcataacaaagtaagacaaagcaaagatgatgttctttacaggaaatgctcaatatgtccaccatcattcctcaacaatagctgtagtcgaggaataatgtcgtgaacagcactgtgaagcatgtccggagttatggtgaggcattggcgtcggatgtagtctttcagcatccctagagatgtctgtcgatcacgatacacttgcgacttcaggtaaccccaaagccaataatcgcacagactgaggtctggggacgtgggaggccaagcatgacgaaagtggcggctgagcatacgatcgccaccaaacgacgcgcgcaagagatctttcacgcgtttttttggttctaataaaacaccatgtcattccaagcatgtgtgtcaatttgtacctctctatctatattattcagttttcaaatttatactgactttttgatcacccggtacaataaCATGCGTAAGTTTCCTAAATGTCATATTTTGCACAACGTTTTGGTAGGCGATACAAACTTTAAAGCGATTTTCTATCACTGCAGAGAGACCAAGCAATATTTCTTGCGACAATGTCGCAACTGCAAACGTCAAACGCCAACTGATTTAAATATGGATCTACGTTCAGCAACTGGTAGAATATTGAAGTATTTAACGTAGCTGAGACGTGGTCCCTGGAAAATTGATTTCCTCAGTCGCTTGTTGGTGGTACCACGAGCAGGGATTTATTGGTGCCACCATTGGTGCCAACTCTTGTGGCCGTCCAAATTATCAGTAGTGAACACTTGTCCAGCTGTTCCCTGTTGTGATGTGCGGCCGGCTCTCTCGTTGCAGTTGCAGTGCGCGGCGCAGAAGGCGATCGTGGACAGCAAGGTGCGGCTGCAGGTGCAGCGGCCGCAGCTGGAGGAGGTGGTGGACGCGGTGCGCCACCGGCAGCCGTCGCAGGgcacgccgcagctgctgctgcgcgACCGCACCTACGTCGCCCTCCTCAAGGCCTTCCTGGCCGACTGGCAGAAGGTGGTCGGCGAGGTGCTCAAGGAGGTGACGCGCGACCTCAAGAAGAAGAGCAAGCAGCAGAAGAAGGACGCGACCCGCGGCGTGAAGAGCAAGAACACGACGGCCGCCCCCCGCCGCCAGCGCCACAAGAAGCGGAAGGACCAGCAGCGGCGCCAGCAGGCGTAGCGCCGGcccccgcggccgccgccgccgccgccgcgccgcccccacGACTGAAGCCGCCACGCGGCTCGCTCCTGGCTGTGATACAGAATCTCCCCTTCTCGCCGCTCTCTGCAGCGCGCCTGTCCTGTCGTACCGCAGTATTAGCTTTAGGGCAATCATCCTCCACCAGTCATCTTATTTATTGTCCACACGTACCCATTATTTAtaactatttattatttatttatttatttataatttattcgCTCGTCCTCACGCGTATCTCGCATTGTGTTTTATATTTCGTACATTCCAATACAaaagaattaaactttttactTTTATAGAAAAAATGGCTGTGTTTTCTTACAATAACGAGTATATCCATCTCTCCTCAACCTGAAGACCTTTCCTTCCACATCCACGACACTACCAACTGGAAGGAGAGGAGTGCAAGAGTTGATACTGGAAAATGTtgccttcacaatttcaaacaGTTTAGACCAGACAAGttcttcaaaagctttctctaaacacACATTACTATAAATGGATAGTTCATACTTTCTTTGATATTCTGAAGCTAGAAGGGattaaatacagggagcaaaaggctatttacaacttttacagaaaccacacTACAGTTATTAGAATCGGAGGACATGAAATGAATGCAGTGTTTCAGAAGAAAGTGAGACTGGGTTCTATCTTATCCCTGAAGTTATTCAGTATCTACATTGAGGAAACTGTGAAGGAACCCAAGAACAAATTTGCCACTTTAATTAACATTCagcgaaaagaaaaaaagtgttcaaatgtgtgtgaaaacttatgggacttaactgctaaggtcatcagtccctaagcttacacactacttaacctaaattatcgtaagggcaaacacactcacccatgcccgacggaggactcgaacctccgccgggaccagccgcacagtccatgactgcagcgcctaagaccgctcggctaatcccgtgcggccagggaaaagaaataaaaattttatggtttgccgataacattataattctgtcagagatggcaaacaaCTTGTAAGAATGGCTGAACAGaagggatagtgtcttgaaaggaggttataagacgaATGTCAAtaggaataatggaatgtagtcgagttagaTCAGTGGatcctgaaggaattagattaggaaatgacacactaaaagtaggACATGAGTTTTGgtgtttggacagtaaaataactggtaACGGCCGAAGTAGAGATAACGTAAAACGCAGGCTGACTATAGCACGAAATTCATTTCTGAAATAGACGAATTTCTTAACAtttagtataaatttaagtgttaggaagtcttttctgaaggtatttgtctgggctGTAGCGTGTGTCGAAGATAAACGTAGACGACAAGCAGTTCACACAAGATGataatagaagctcttgaaattggCGCTTCAGATGAGTGCTGTAGGTTAGATGGGTAAATCGAGAAATTCTGAAGAGGTCCTCAATCAAATGTGGGGAATAAAGAAATTAATCGCACatctcgactaaaagaagggatcggctggtaggacacgtcCTCGTTGGGTGGTAAAAATTGTGGAGAGAGACCAACAGACGAATATAGTAAGCAGGGTCATATCGATGTAGGTAGTAGATATTAAGAGATAAAGTGTTTTCCACGGGGTAGAGTGGCGTATAGTACAGTCTTCAAATTGAAAACTACATTGGAACACGTTTTTGCAGACACAGAGTagcgcgtcaaaccagtcttcaaactgaGGACTACAACAACACTTGTTTTAGTTTCAAACAAAATCACAATTGTAAAATACAACTACAATGTATCGTTGCACCTAAGAAATACGAAACTGGCTGTATGCGCAAACTgaaaaaaagcacaaaaaaaaCGACTGAATTATTTTAACGACTACTACAATGTGTAACGTCTTTGACTGTTGTATTAATCTGTGGAAAAGTGTGGGTGATTGGAGTGATGAACTAAGGACTCTTGTTGATCTAGACGTTGACTAGTACGGACGTTTTAGGAatttgagaagagagagagagccaCTATCGGCGGCCGTTATGGATAGTTCTTGTTCTTCGCTTAAAGCATTTTAATTGAATATAAAGAATTTGTACTGGAAGAAGTCTTTCGAGAAAACAGCTGTACGATTTGCTGCCTACATTTCATATGATTTAAAGGCACAAATGGACTTCATTCCATTTTCCATATATTAGCTAATGTGGGTGTGAAATATCGTCGGAAACTTTATGTGATATTGTTGCTGAAGTGACTCCTGTACGAAACCTGTTTACACAGTTAGGTCATTGAATCATTAATTTCATCTATGATCTGCATTGGAGCTACGTTAACAGATAGGTCATTTTAGCAATATTATACAGACCTGTCATAGCACTACCGACAGGATCCGCTGTTTCTCTCCGGCTGAATAAGTTTTCCTACAGACAACCGTGAACTTCGAGAGCTGCTACGGACGGAGTCACGAGATCAATGGAGACTGCCTTAGCATCTGCGACCGTACTCTTCACTTTTTGTGAGCTTAAAGTACAACTAGCAAACACTTATAATGATTCAAATCAGATGTTGAATCAGTTGAAGGACTTTGAAATAATCTTACCTACCATAATAATTAACACCAGCTAACTTTCTTTCTGCAGGAGGACATCataatcataaataaagtaattagtTCTTTGAAGTTTTCCAGTCACTGATAGTAATAAgttaaataaatccataaataaataaataaaaataataatccacTATTTGACTTGCTTCCTCTTTAAATgagtttatacacacacacacacatatatatatatatatatat from Schistocerca nitens isolate TAMUIC-IGC-003100 chromosome 5, iqSchNite1.1, whole genome shotgun sequence includes these protein-coding regions:
- the LOC126260311 gene encoding uncharacterized protein LOC126260311; this translates as MTRHVQSEERPRHSAAAAASAARVTVKADKETLRRCRSALAVLLVAAAALLPAAHAAPAAAPAAHKADDWIDPCGIYRDAPGVLNMKNVKKVLRVFRNYLHGTFNSVKKEWDRASSVYQGLKEIEMDMEWLPRNQYNHYKDTIQGLTLPEKPAHVLQHVHDGVQKYLATVAWLQRDEASNLLLHKDLATRAHFLSEIRSKLKSLQCAAQKAIVDSKVRLQVQRPQLEEVVDAVRHRQPSQGTPQLLLRDRTYVALLKAFLADWQKVVGEVLKEVTRDLKKKSKQQKKDATRGVKSKNTTAAPRRQRHKKRKDQQRRQQA